A genomic segment from Thermodesulfobacteriota bacterium encodes:
- a CDS encoding Hsp20/alpha crystallin family protein, with amino-acid sequence MRLGLSVWEPYKGLNLFGETFQKMFDDTAKTLSRFGIEDLGAGTWAPRVDIYETEDNYIVSADLPGIKKENIGIDLKDNILTIRGEKKFEEKSDKDNYVRAERKYGKFVRSFSISDNVDTEKIRANYKDGVLEITIPKREEAATKQIKVEVK; translated from the coding sequence ATGAGATTAGGATTATCCGTTTGGGAACCTTATAAGGGTCTAAATTTATTTGGTGAGACTTTTCAAAAAATGTTTGATGATACAGCCAAGACTCTTTCTAGATTTGGAATTGAAGATCTCGGCGCCGGGACCTGGGCACCAAGGGTAGATATATATGAAACTGAAGATAATTATATCGTAAGTGCCGATCTTCCAGGTATAAAGAAAGAGAACATTGGAATCGATCTCAAAGATAACATACTCACAATAAGGGGGGAAAAGAAATTTGAGGAGAAGTCTGATAAAGATAATTATGTGAGGGCAGAGCGCAAATATGGAAAGTTTGTCAGAAGCTTTAGCATATCGGATAATGTTGACACGGAGAAGATCAGGGCCAATTATAAAGATGGTGTCCTGGAGATCACGATTCCGAAGAGAGAAGAAGCAGCAACCAAGCAAATTAAAGTGGAAGTCAAATAA
- a CDS encoding PIN domain-containing protein, whose translation MKLKILFFLLSIVTGFWVTYPAYSLTTSLIITLGIGAITLGVIIGIELVIKNFPTNSTLGLSIGIVTASLTFFAIIEIIHALNISPDISKYISVFIFILLFYLGISQGIKKGYEADRQGRRVTAKSGPSSTKILDTSAIIDGRIADVAEAGFIDGVLLVPKFIIKELQYIADSTDPIKRVRGRRGLDVLKRMQQEIPNVVIKITSHDFPKINEADLKLVELAKRLKGVIVTNDYNLNKVAGLHGVKVLNLNQLSSALKPVVLPGEALTISVVKEGKEENQGIGYLEDGTMVVVDDGKRYLGKDIDVSVTSVLQTPTGRMIFSKVIERGMVSGLKA comes from the coding sequence ATGAAACTAAAAATTCTCTTCTTTTTATTGTCCATTGTAACAGGATTTTGGGTTACTTATCCGGCCTATAGCCTTACAACTTCTTTAATAATCACTCTGGGTATAGGTGCCATTACCCTTGGCGTAATAATCGGAATAGAGCTAGTTATTAAAAATTTCCCAACAAATTCGACTTTAGGATTATCAATCGGCATCGTAACAGCGTCGCTTACTTTCTTTGCGATCATAGAGATTATACACGCTTTGAATATTTCACCGGATATATCTAAGTACATTTCTGTGTTCATTTTTATATTGCTTTTTTATCTAGGCATATCTCAGGGGATAAAAAAAGGCTATGAAGCTGATCGACAGGGAAGAAGGGTTACTGCTAAAAGCGGACCATCCAGCACAAAGATTCTAGACACTAGCGCTATCATAGATGGAAGGATCGCAGATGTGGCTGAAGCTGGGTTTATCGATGGGGTCCTGTTAGTGCCTAAATTCATAATAAAAGAACTTCAGTACATAGCTGATTCCACTGACCCCATCAAACGCGTGAGAGGCAGGCGAGGGCTCGATGTTCTCAAAAGGATGCAGCAAGAGATTCCAAACGTTGTTATAAAGATAACGAGTCACGATTTTCCGAAGATTAATGAAGCTGATTTAAAACTTGTTGAACTCGCAAAGAGGTTAAAAGGGGTAATAGTGACTAACGATTATAATCTAAATAAGGTAGCTGGACTTCATGGGGTAAAGGTACTTAATCTCAATCAATTATCCAGTGCCCTCAAGCCTGTGGTGTTGCCTGGAGAGGCTCTGACCATAAGTGTTGTCAAGGAAGGGAAGGAGGAAAATCAAGGTATAGGTTATCTTGAAGACGGAACTATGGTTGTCGTTGATGATGGTAAAAGGTACCTAGGTAAAGATATAGATGTTTCTGTTACCAGTGTCCTTCAAACCCCTACCGGACGTATGATATTCTCCAAGGTTATTGAACGAGGTATGGTCTCTGGATTAAAAGCCTGA
- a CDS encoding cytochrome P460 family protein: MYKLMLIVVMTIGFFYAGCKGQEGPTKSGEDTEMKEEKSEDVVSEIEEKVEKMHEEHAKEEAIKVPPEIAAELWSLIQTEDYREHWKMWPGKEALYKGPTPHGALLTTYINSIGYEAVLKKENELPPGTIIVMENYMQDKTLEAITVMYNLVPFDPQHGNWFWVKFAPDGKPMKMERDGETITLAGKVTECIECHSVSSSGTQYIMTNPK; the protein is encoded by the coding sequence ATGTATAAGCTTATGTTAATTGTTGTTATGACGATCGGTTTCTTCTATGCTGGGTGTAAGGGTCAGGAAGGTCCAACAAAGAGCGGTGAAGACACCGAAATGAAGGAAGAGAAATCAGAGGATGTGGTTTCTGAAATTGAAGAAAAGGTCGAGAAGATGCATGAAGAGCATGCAAAGGAAGAAGCTATAAAGGTACCCCCAGAGATAGCTGCTGAGCTCTGGAGCCTTATACAGACAGAGGATTATAGAGAGCACTGGAAAATGTGGCCTGGAAAAGAGGCTTTATACAAAGGGCCAACCCCACACGGTGCCCTACTTACCACATATATAAATTCCATCGGTTATGAAGCGGTTCTCAAAAAGGAAAATGAGCTACCACCTGGAACAATTATTGTAATGGAAAATTACATGCAGGATAAAACGCTTGAAGCCATTACTGTTATGTATAACTTGGTGCCTTTTGACCCTCAACACGGAAACTGGTTCTGGGTAAAGTTTGCACCGGATGGTAAGCCGATGAAAATGGAAAGGGATGGAGAGACTATAACTCTGGCCGGTAAGGTTACTGAATGCATTGAATGTCACTCTGTGTCATCGTCTGGGACTCAATATATTATGACTAACCCTAAATGA
- a CDS encoding DNA internalization-related competence protein ComEC/Rec2, with product MNSIFLKYPILPPLIGYIAGIFISENLGYEWIFILFISPILGLLSLFFADLRFLLFIPLGVLFSISLTPPEDHIANFVGNEIDLLGTLYRSPESRIEGSRLFVDVREIVVKGKKESATGKVIINTKQRIRGLSRGDYVRVVDTVLKPYRTFKNPGNFDIKRYYGRQKIYAYGFVSGMDSIILFEPKLTPFYSLRTIDKARTRFGDFVRHRFPQSEGEILNAITIGDQGGMPNGLRDLFSATGIAHLLSISGLHVGGVALAFYLTIKWILKRSEYLLIRWQVPRLTAGLTIIPLFIYMAVAGCATPVVRAFLMIAVYLMSVVLGKEENKLNTLGASAFIILLWQPWALFQLSFQLSFAAVLGIIFVNRFYPLKVGSFSEKIISSSKITLGASFTTIPLIVNSFSILSLISLPANLIFVPLVEFLIVPLGLISFLVFSVNEYLAMPFLTLNVYLIRILIFGIEKLVEIPFASLTVTSLGITGWLMYILIILVVCFKKVFPNLKYVLPFFIVGLIMAMTISKVSNSKSGYLELDFIDISNRNIVFVKLPQEKTILVDGGYSFFNMGGYMERSVISPFLLNSDVTTIDYLILTTLDKDHLEGVKYLLRRFEVKRLWTNGVKLDGELWKLVKGKNISWKNLMDEVENFEIEGVRIEFYKPRGYYKIADSSRPYPLIFKLTFGNINYLLGESLGDLSVQRELIDIYHNRIQSNVLYIPQLKGNLRSFNDFLNIVSPEILIVNRGKDSLRKYLDKNVPNFDTHRKSKFVETTKEGMVAISTDGREIRKRTFNNGDLL from the coding sequence ATGAACTCGATTTTCTTAAAATATCCTATACTACCTCCACTAATCGGGTATATAGCTGGGATATTTATAAGTGAAAATTTGGGCTACGAATGGATTTTTATCCTTTTTATCTCACCAATACTCGGGCTGCTGTCTTTATTTTTTGCGGATCTTAGATTTCTCTTGTTTATACCCCTCGGAGTTCTGTTTTCAATAAGTCTCACCCCACCCGAAGATCACATTGCAAACTTTGTTGGAAATGAAATTGACCTTTTGGGAACTTTATATAGATCCCCAGAGAGTAGAATAGAGGGTTCAAGGTTGTTTGTTGACGTTCGGGAGATTGTAGTAAAGGGTAAGAAAGAGTCGGCAACAGGAAAGGTGATCATTAATACTAAACAGAGAATTCGTGGTTTATCTCGAGGGGATTATGTAAGGGTTGTAGATACTGTTTTAAAGCCATATAGAACATTTAAGAATCCCGGGAATTTTGATATCAAGCGTTATTATGGAAGGCAGAAGATATATGCCTATGGATTCGTTTCCGGAATGGATTCGATAATTTTATTTGAGCCAAAACTAACGCCTTTTTACTCTCTAAGGACAATAGATAAGGCTAGAACCAGGTTTGGGGATTTTGTAAGACACAGGTTTCCTCAATCTGAGGGAGAGATACTGAACGCAATCACAATTGGAGATCAGGGAGGAATGCCAAACGGGCTGAGAGATCTTTTTTCAGCAACTGGTATTGCTCATCTGCTCTCTATATCCGGACTGCATGTAGGGGGTGTAGCGCTTGCTTTCTATTTAACGATAAAATGGATTCTGAAAAGGTCGGAGTATCTCTTGATTAGGTGGCAGGTCCCAAGGCTTACTGCTGGACTAACCATAATACCTTTATTCATCTACATGGCAGTAGCGGGATGTGCTACTCCCGTAGTAAGAGCATTTTTAATGATTGCGGTTTATCTTATGTCAGTGGTACTTGGTAAAGAGGAAAATAAATTGAATACGCTAGGCGCTTCTGCGTTTATAATTTTGCTGTGGCAACCATGGGCGCTTTTTCAACTCTCATTTCAACTCTCTTTTGCCGCTGTTTTGGGAATTATATTTGTCAATAGGTTTTATCCATTAAAAGTCGGTAGCTTCTCCGAAAAGATAATCTCAAGCTCTAAGATAACATTGGGTGCCTCGTTTACAACTATACCCTTAATCGTGAATTCCTTCAGTATTTTATCATTGATATCACTGCCCGCTAATTTAATATTTGTACCCCTGGTTGAATTCTTAATAGTTCCCCTAGGGTTGATTTCATTTTTGGTGTTCTCTGTAAATGAGTACTTAGCAATGCCATTTCTCACTCTCAATGTTTATCTGATTAGAATTCTTATCTTTGGAATAGAAAAGCTCGTTGAGATACCTTTTGCTTCTTTAACGGTTACATCTTTAGGAATTACGGGTTGGCTTATGTATATATTGATAATTCTGGTTGTTTGTTTTAAGAAGGTTTTCCCAAATCTCAAATATGTTTTGCCATTTTTTATTGTAGGGTTGATTATGGCGATGACTATTAGTAAAGTGAGTAACTCTAAAAGTGGGTATCTAGAATTAGATTTCATAGACATTTCAAATAGGAATATAGTCTTCGTTAAGCTTCCTCAAGAAAAGACAATTCTCGTCGATGGCGGTTATTCCTTCTTCAATATGGGTGGTTATATGGAAAGAAGCGTAATTTCCCCTTTTCTTCTGAATTCTGACGTTACGACCATCGATTATCTAATTTTAACTACATTGGACAAGGATCATTTAGAGGGTGTCAAATACTTGTTACGGAGATTTGAGGTTAAAAGACTCTGGACAAATGGAGTAAAGTTGGATGGAGAGCTCTGGAAATTGGTCAAAGGTAAGAATATAAGCTGGAAGAATCTCATGGATGAAGTTGAAAATTTTGAAATAGAGGGTGTTCGGATCGAATTTTATAAACCCAGGGGTTATTATAAAATTGCAGATTCCTCTCGACCCTATCCACTTATATTTAAGTTAACATTTGGAAACATAAATTATCTATTGGGAGAGTCTTTAGGAGACTTATCTGTGCAACGGGAATTGATCGATATTTACCATAATAGGATTCAATCGAACGTGCTATATATTCCTCAATTAAAGGGTAATTTAAGGTCATTTAATGATTTTTTGAATATCGTCTCACCAGAGATCTTGATAGTTAATCGTGGAAAAGATAGTCTTAGAAAATATCTTGATAAAAATGTGCCAAATTTCGACACTCATAGGAAGTCGAAATTCGTTGAAACTACAAAAGAGGGGATGGTTGCAATAAGTACAGACGGCAGGGAGATTAGGAAGAGGACTTTCAATAATGGCGATTTGTTGTAG
- a CDS encoding ABC transporter ATP-binding protein, with translation MNENYIIELKNVHKSFDSRQVHTGVNLSIRKGENITVLGGSGSGKSVLLKEITGLMKPDEGEIVIENENIVPMDESELVHVRKKIGMLFQGAALFDSLTVAENIAYPLREGNKHSEEEINEIVSTNLELVGLPGIEDKLPSDLSGGMKKRVGLARAMAMNPKILLYDEPTTGLDPPNISRINHLIRNMQRQFGITGVIITHDVKSALEISDRIAFLYNGRIIFEGTVNEAQNTDIEVLNDFILGRLEYID, from the coding sequence ATGAATGAAAATTACATAATAGAGCTCAAAAACGTTCATAAGTCATTCGATTCAAGACAAGTACACACTGGTGTCAATCTTTCTATAAGAAAGGGCGAAAACATTACGGTGCTGGGCGGAAGCGGATCGGGCAAAAGTGTTTTGCTCAAAGAGATTACCGGTCTTATGAAGCCAGATGAAGGAGAAATTGTTATAGAAAATGAAAACATAGTCCCAATGGATGAGAGTGAATTAGTTCATGTCAGAAAAAAAATCGGTATGCTCTTCCAAGGCGCTGCACTTTTCGATTCCCTTACGGTTGCCGAAAACATTGCATATCCCCTGAGGGAGGGCAATAAACATTCAGAAGAAGAAATCAACGAAATTGTCTCAACAAACTTAGAGCTTGTGGGGCTTCCGGGAATTGAAGATAAACTACCTTCAGATCTAAGCGGTGGTATGAAAAAGAGGGTGGGGCTTGCAAGGGCAATGGCCATGAACCCCAAGATTTTGCTCTATGATGAGCCAACAACGGGCCTGGATCCTCCCAACATCAGCAGAATAAACCACCTCATAAGAAACATGCAGCGGCAATTCGGCATCACAGGAGTTATCATTACCCACGATGTGAAGAGCGCTCTTGAAATTTCGGATAGAATTGCTTTTCTTTACAACGGAAGAATAATCTTTGAGGGTACCGTAAACGAAGCACAAAACACCGATATAGAAGTCCTGAATGATTTTATACTGGGAAGATTAGAATATATAGACTAA
- the ispF gene encoding 2-C-methyl-D-erythritol 2,4-cyclodiphosphate synthase, producing the protein MFRVGIGYDVHKFSEGSRLILGGVEIPFELGLQGYSDADVLTHSICDAILGALGEPDIGSKFPDTDPRYRNISSLILLRETVVLSKSKGFNIENVDSVVVCEKPKIGNYVSQIRGKLSTILEISEDCIGVKATTTDGIGFTGRVEGIAAHTVVLIKKFDG; encoded by the coding sequence ATGTTTCGTGTAGGTATTGGGTACGACGTGCATAAGTTTTCCGAAGGGAGCAGACTTATTCTCGGAGGAGTCGAGATACCCTTTGAACTGGGACTTCAAGGATACTCAGACGCTGATGTTCTTACTCATTCGATCTGTGATGCTATACTTGGTGCACTTGGAGAGCCCGATATAGGTAGTAAATTTCCTGATACTGACCCAAGATACAGGAATATTTCTAGTTTAATTCTGTTAAGGGAAACAGTCGTATTATCCAAATCCAAGGGTTTCAATATTGAAAATGTGGATAGTGTAGTTGTTTGTGAGAAGCCTAAGATTGGAAATTACGTTTCACAAATCAGAGGAAAACTATCGACGATTCTCGAAATATCAGAAGATTGCATCGGAGTCAAGGCAACAACTACAGATGGCATCGGTTTTACAGGGAGGGTTGAAGGCATTGCTGCTCATACGGTTGTTCTGATTAAGAAATTTGATGGTTAA